The Mycolicibacterium hassiacum DSM 44199 genome includes a window with the following:
- a CDS encoding DUF427 domain-containing protein, translated as MSLVAGRGPLSDNPAGYFVPPLPDDVVFVEPHPRRVQALRGDRTVLDTERVLLVHRRGHPLSYAFAAEEVGDLPHEPVPEAPGFVRVPWDAVDVWLEEGRRLVNYPPNPYHRVDCRPTDRRLRVTVAGEVLVDTRDTMIVFETSVETRLYVSPRHVRTELLRRSDTSSYCNYKGHATYWSAVVGDTLVADVAWTYDDPLPETLPIKGFFSFDATRAEMSAELPREFVISAAR; from the coding sequence GTGAGCCTGGTCGCTGGACGGGGGCCGCTGAGCGACAACCCGGCCGGGTATTTCGTCCCGCCCCTGCCCGACGACGTGGTGTTCGTCGAACCGCATCCGCGCCGGGTGCAGGCGCTGCGCGGCGACCGGACGGTGCTCGACACCGAACGGGTGCTGCTGGTGCACCGCCGCGGCCATCCGTTGAGCTACGCGTTCGCCGCCGAGGAGGTCGGCGATCTGCCGCATGAGCCGGTGCCCGAGGCACCCGGTTTCGTGCGGGTGCCCTGGGATGCCGTCGACGTGTGGCTGGAGGAAGGCCGCCGGCTGGTGAACTACCCGCCGAACCCCTATCACCGGGTCGACTGCCGCCCCACCGATCGGCGGCTGCGCGTCACCGTCGCCGGCGAGGTTCTGGTGGACACCCGCGACACCATGATTGTCTTCGAAACATCCGTCGAGACAAGGCTTTACGTGAGCCCACGGCATGTGCGCACCGAGTTGCTGCGCCGATCGGACACCAGCAGCTACTGCAACTACAAGGGCCACGCCACGTACTGGTCGGCGGTCGTCGGCGACACCCTGGTGGCCGACGTCGCCTGGACCTATGACGATCCCCTCCCCGAAACCCTGCCCATCAAGGGGTTTTTCAGTTTCGACGCCACACGTGCGGAGATGTCGGCCGAATTGCCGCGGGAATTCGTGATCAGCGCAGCGCGCTGA
- a CDS encoding mycofactocin-coupled SDR family oxidoreductase — MADRFAGRVAFITGAARGQGRAHAVRFAEEGADILAVDLCRQMPSVAYPMATPEDLAETVELVHKTGRRIVAVHADVRDPGQLQAAVQRCVAELGRIDFVLANAGILPVAGEQGAALDAFVDAIDVMLKGVYFTITAALPALLAHGDGGAVVITGSAASFKPVSVDFASMTHGAAGYTIAKHGVIGVMRHFAVTLAEKNIRVNSIHPGGVATPMVHNEALAGWAADHPAFSAAQRPLLDTPPVEPDAISEALVYLCSDAGRYITGVALPVDGGQIVK; from the coding sequence ATGGCTGATCGGTTTGCCGGACGGGTCGCGTTCATCACCGGGGCGGCCCGGGGGCAGGGGCGGGCGCACGCGGTGCGATTCGCCGAGGAGGGCGCCGACATCCTCGCGGTGGACCTCTGCCGCCAGATGCCGAGCGTGGCCTACCCGATGGCCACCCCCGAGGATCTGGCCGAGACGGTGGAGCTGGTCCACAAGACGGGGCGGCGGATCGTCGCCGTGCACGCCGACGTGCGGGATCCGGGGCAGCTGCAGGCGGCGGTGCAACGGTGCGTGGCCGAACTCGGCCGGATCGACTTCGTGCTCGCCAACGCCGGGATCCTGCCGGTGGCCGGGGAGCAGGGCGCTGCGCTGGACGCCTTCGTCGACGCCATCGACGTCATGCTCAAGGGCGTCTACTTCACCATCACCGCCGCGCTGCCGGCGCTGCTGGCCCACGGCGACGGCGGGGCCGTCGTCATCACCGGGTCGGCGGCATCGTTCAAGCCGGTCAGCGTCGACTTCGCCAGCATGACGCACGGCGCGGCCGGTTACACGATCGCCAAACACGGCGTCATCGGCGTCATGCGTCACTTCGCGGTCACGCTGGCGGAGAAGAACATTCGGGTCAACTCGATCCATCCCGGCGGGGTGGCGACCCCGATGGTCCACAACGAGGCGCTGGCCGGGTGGGCGGCCGACCACCCGGCGTTCAGCGCGGCGCAGCGGCCGCTGCTGGACACGCCGCCGGTGGAACCCGACGCGATCAGCGAAGCGCTGGTGTATCTGTGCAGCGACGCCGGCCGCTACATCACCGGCGTCGCGCTGCCCGTCGACGGCGGGCAGATCGTCAAATAG
- a CDS encoding TIGR03619 family F420-dependent LLM class oxidoreductase, translating into MQFWSGTAFLPTADILPLARMFDDAGYDGVVCSDHLIYPRELLSPYPDSPTGKPMWAPETAWPDTWVTIGAMAAVTERLRFSNAVYIAPARPLLEVAKQVATASVLSGGRVSLAVGVGWMREEYELLGQDFGTRGKRLDEMIPALRALWRGGWVSWDGEHYRVPELMLEPHPEAPVPILCGGESEAALRRAARLCDGWVGYAYTLDVAVGYAERLHRLLREYGRDGDRFEIMVALLDPPTPDLYKRAADAGITAVMCSPWAGHDLGDGGVERYRAPIERFAQDIIAKVRP; encoded by the coding sequence ATGCAGTTCTGGTCGGGCACGGCGTTTCTGCCGACCGCCGACATCCTGCCGCTGGCGCGGATGTTCGACGACGCCGGCTACGACGGGGTGGTGTGCTCGGATCACCTCATCTATCCACGCGAGCTGTTGTCGCCCTATCCGGATTCGCCCACCGGTAAACCGATGTGGGCGCCGGAGACCGCGTGGCCGGACACCTGGGTGACCATCGGCGCGATGGCCGCGGTCACCGAACGGCTGCGGTTCTCCAACGCCGTCTACATCGCCCCGGCGCGGCCGCTGCTGGAGGTGGCCAAGCAGGTCGCGACCGCCTCGGTGCTGTCGGGGGGCCGGGTGTCGCTGGCGGTCGGGGTCGGCTGGATGCGCGAGGAGTACGAGTTGCTGGGCCAGGACTTCGGCACCCGCGGCAAACGGCTCGACGAGATGATCCCGGCGCTGCGGGCGTTGTGGCGCGGCGGCTGGGTGTCCTGGGACGGCGAGCACTACCGGGTGCCGGAGTTGATGCTCGAACCGCATCCGGAGGCGCCGGTGCCGATCCTCTGCGGCGGCGAGTCGGAGGCCGCGCTGCGGCGCGCGGCGCGGCTGTGCGACGGCTGGGTCGGCTACGCCTACACACTCGACGTCGCGGTCGGCTACGCCGAGCGGCTGCACCGGCTGCTCAGGGAGTACGGCCGCGACGGCGACCGGTTCGAGATCATGGTCGCGCTGCTGGACCCGCCCACACCCGACCTGTACAAGCGCGCCGCCGACGCCGGCATCACCGCGGTGATGTGCAGCCCGTGGGCCGGGCACGACCTGGGCGACGGCGGTGTGGAGCGGTATCGGGCGCCGATCGAACGGTTCGCGCAGGACATCATCGCCAAGGTGCGGCCCTGA
- a CDS encoding DUF2631 domain-containing protein, with translation MASTEVDRHTGRDIPDVEEVPSAEWGWSKENPKVLHILGLLAGGFLLCLLIGNHEGHVEDFFLIGFALLFFVAVARNWWLRRRGWIR, from the coding sequence GTGGCCAGCACCGAGGTCGATCGCCACACCGGCCGGGATATCCCTGACGTCGAAGAGGTGCCGTCGGCGGAGTGGGGTTGGTCCAAGGAGAACCCGAAGGTCCTGCACATCCTGGGCCTGCTGGCCGGAGGTTTTCTGCTCTGCCTGCTGATCGGCAACCACGAGGGACACGTCGAGGACTTCTTCCTCATCGGGTTCGCGTTGCTCTTCTTCGTTGCGGTGGCGCGGAACTGGTGGCTGCGCCGCCGCGGCTGGATCCGCTAG